In Synechococcus sp. RS9909, one genomic interval encodes:
- a CDS encoding alpha-E domain-containing protein, which translates to MLSRVADSLYWINRYLERAENISRFLEVSEAMALDCPPGSAEPWLPLVEVTGDRQRFDTAYPDATPKQVVRFLLQDRSNPNSIVSCIAVARENARQIRDVITTEMWEQINDLHWSLQDDEDIWREPVQEQLRIIRRGCQLVYGITDTTLSRDLSWLFSQLGRLIERADKTSRILDVKYFLLLPSPEEVGGVLDELQWITLLRTAGAYQMYRHSVQQAISPAAVARFLLLDPIFPRSVRYCLQGISDTLQQIQQLPNQDTPDDLDCLRGQLLARWSYVRIDNLIEAGLHEAIDQLQQDLNQLHHLIQTRYFTSADLHSIPTDPACALSSFTA; encoded by the coding sequence GTGCTGAGCCGCGTTGCCGATTCGCTCTACTGGATCAACCGCTATCTGGAACGGGCCGAAAACATCTCGCGCTTTCTGGAAGTGAGTGAGGCGATGGCGCTGGACTGTCCTCCGGGCAGCGCCGAACCCTGGCTGCCGCTGGTGGAGGTGACGGGGGATCGCCAGCGCTTCGATACGGCCTACCCCGATGCCACACCCAAACAGGTGGTGCGCTTCCTGCTGCAGGACCGCAGCAATCCCAACAGCATCGTGAGTTGCATTGCGGTGGCACGGGAGAACGCACGGCAGATCAGGGATGTGATCACTACGGAGATGTGGGAGCAGATCAACGATCTGCACTGGAGCCTTCAAGACGACGAAGACATCTGGCGCGAACCGGTGCAGGAACAACTGCGGATCATCCGCCGCGGCTGCCAGCTCGTGTACGGGATCACCGACACCACCCTGAGCCGCGATCTCAGCTGGCTGTTCAGTCAGCTGGGTCGTCTGATCGAACGGGCCGACAAAACCTCCCGCATCCTCGACGTCAAATACTTCCTGCTGCTGCCTTCCCCTGAAGAGGTGGGCGGCGTGCTGGACGAACTGCAGTGGATCACCCTGCTGCGCACAGCGGGGGCTTATCAGATGTATCGCCACAGCGTGCAACAAGCGATCAGCCCTGCAGCGGTGGCACGCTTTTTGCTGCTGGACCCCATCTTTCCTCGCTCGGTGCGGTACTGCCTCCAGGGCATCAGCGACACCTTGCAACAGATCCAGCAGCTCCCGAACCAAGACACGCCGGATGACCTCGACTGTTTGCGCGGTCAGCTCCTTGCCCGGTGGAGCTATGTGCGGATCGACAACCTGATCGAAGCCGGTCTGCATGAAGCCATTGATCAGCTGCAGCAAGACCTCAACCAACTCCACCACCTGATCCAGACCCGCTACTTCACCAGCGCGGACCTCCATTCCATCCCCACCGATCCCGCATGCGCGCTCTCATCATTCACCGCCTGA
- a CDS encoding GTP 3',8-cyclase MoaA, translating into MSTLLPLADRLNRPIGVLRLSLTARCNLACPYCCPDVEEPPGLLTLEQQMRVIRVAARLGAQTLRLTGGEPLLSRRLLPLLEAVAQARRDRSDPIAGLQAVALTSNGVLLSEPMARALRAAGLDRITISLDAAEGEAAARMAGLKGGAVAGDRLVRQVQDGIAAACAAGFDPSCGELKLNAVIQRGINDDQLLPLANLARQQGMELRLIEYMDVGNRNQWTLDQVLPAAQMVEHIHARWPLEPLGRPRGGTARRWHYRDGAGTIGVIASISEPFCGDCNRLRVTADGQAFTCLFSAEGTDLKPALASEPQLEQAMRQLWQRRQDRYSEERDPAAVASTHAEMAYLGG; encoded by the coding sequence ATGAGCACGTTGTTGCCGCTCGCAGACCGCCTCAACCGGCCCATCGGGGTGTTGCGGTTGTCGCTCACGGCCCGTTGCAATCTCGCCTGTCCGTACTGCTGTCCGGATGTGGAGGAGCCCCCTGGCCTGCTGACGCTGGAGCAGCAGATGCGCGTGATTCGTGTGGCCGCGCGCCTGGGGGCACAAACGCTGCGGCTCACCGGTGGAGAGCCGTTGTTGAGCCGGCGCTTGTTGCCGTTGTTGGAGGCGGTGGCCCAGGCCCGGCGGGATCGTTCGGATCCGATCGCTGGTTTGCAGGCCGTGGCGCTCACCAGCAACGGGGTGCTGTTGTCGGAACCGATGGCGCGGGCGTTGCGTGCCGCAGGGCTGGATCGAATCACCATCAGCCTGGATGCGGCGGAAGGGGAGGCAGCGGCGCGCATGGCTGGTCTCAAGGGTGGTGCCGTGGCTGGAGACCGCCTGGTGCGCCAGGTGCAGGACGGCATCGCGGCGGCCTGCGCCGCTGGCTTTGACCCCTCATGCGGCGAGCTCAAGCTCAATGCCGTGATCCAACGGGGGATCAATGACGATCAGCTGTTGCCCTTGGCCAATTTGGCCCGGCAGCAGGGGATGGAGCTGCGTTTGATCGAATACATGGATGTGGGCAACCGCAACCAGTGGACGCTGGACCAGGTGCTGCCGGCGGCGCAGATGGTGGAGCACATTCATGCCCGTTGGCCCCTGGAGCCTTTGGGTCGCCCGCGGGGTGGGACGGCCCGGCGTTGGCACTACCGCGATGGTGCTGGAACCATCGGTGTGATTGCCTCCATCAGTGAGCCGTTCTGCGGGGATTGCAACCGCTTGCGTGTCACCGCTGATGGGCAGGCGTTCACCTGCCTGTTTTCTGCTGAAGGCACCGATCTCAAGCCCGCGCTCGCCTCAGAGCCTCAGCTTGAGCAGGCCATGCGCCAGCTCTGGCAGCGACGCCAAGACCGCTACAGCGAGGAGCGTGATCCAGCCGCTGTTGCGTCAACCCATGCGGAAATGGCGTATTTGGGGGGCTGA
- a CDS encoding nitrate reductase: MTNSPRSVRSQCPYCGVGCGLELLPPAVKGEAVKRDAEGNPMWTARGDREHPSSLGQVCIKGATVGETLAPGRLRQPLFRQTLEDDFAPISWDDALNKITGQIQASVARRGNADGIAMYGSGQFHTEDYYLAQKLLKGALGTNNFDANSRLCMSSAVAGYTRSLGSDGPPCSYEDLDHCTVAFLIGTNTAECHPVLFQRLLKRKRKNPGSVKIVVVDPRRTDTAKAADIHLPIAPGSDLALLHGIAHLVLRENGQDPAFIDDHTENYDAFFDVAARWTPRRVALFCNIPEKRLREVAALFHRREKVLSLWSMGVNQRREGTAVVQGLINLHLLTGQIGKQGAGPFSLTGQPNAMGGREAGGLAHLLPGYRLVANAEHRAEVEQAWQLPAGRINTKPGLAAWQQIEAMEQEALDLWWVAATNPLVSLPDLDRVKSAMQKCPLVVVSEAYADSETSHYAHLLLPAAQWSEKAGAMTNSERRVTYCPAYRRRFGESRPDWEMFAEVGRRLGYSEQFNFESAAEVYAEFTALTQGRLCDVSGLSHELLEGEGPQQWPYPSGSTPTTEAKRLYEDRQFATPNKRARFSTDQPLGLAEPPCDTYPLVLTVGRYLGQWHTMTRTGKVERLMKQHPEPLLEIHPGDAQELKLRNGELAAISSRRGHLTATVKVTDRIRRGSVFLPMHWGFTQEKACEANTLMHDEACPVSKQPELKACAVIVAPAVSVVKPVEQQKGRLEALRRLLTPALR, from the coding sequence ATGACCAACTCACCCCGCAGCGTGCGCAGCCAGTGCCCCTACTGCGGCGTGGGTTGTGGCCTGGAGCTCTTGCCTCCTGCCGTGAAGGGTGAGGCCGTGAAACGGGATGCCGAGGGCAACCCGATGTGGACCGCCCGCGGCGACCGCGAACACCCCTCAAGCCTTGGCCAGGTCTGCATCAAGGGCGCCACCGTCGGCGAAACCCTGGCCCCAGGCCGCCTGCGCCAACCCCTGTTCCGCCAGACCCTTGAGGACGACTTCGCGCCGATCAGCTGGGACGACGCTCTCAACAAAATCACCGGCCAGATCCAGGCGAGCGTGGCCCGGCGCGGCAACGCCGATGGCATCGCCATGTACGGCTCCGGTCAATTCCACACCGAGGATTACTACCTCGCCCAGAAGCTGCTCAAAGGCGCCCTGGGCACCAACAATTTCGACGCCAACTCACGGCTGTGCATGAGCTCAGCGGTGGCGGGCTACACCCGCAGCCTGGGCTCCGATGGTCCCCCCTGCAGCTATGAAGACCTCGACCACTGCACAGTGGCGTTTCTGATCGGCACCAACACGGCCGAATGCCACCCGGTGCTGTTCCAGCGGCTGCTGAAGCGGAAACGCAAAAACCCCGGCAGCGTCAAGATCGTGGTGGTGGATCCACGCCGCACCGACACCGCCAAAGCCGCCGATATCCACTTGCCGATTGCACCGGGCAGCGACCTGGCCCTGCTGCACGGGATTGCCCACTTGGTGCTGCGCGAAAACGGCCAGGATCCGGCCTTCATCGACGACCACACCGAGAATTACGACGCCTTTTTTGACGTCGCCGCCCGCTGGACCCCAAGACGGGTGGCCCTGTTCTGCAACATCCCCGAAAAACGCCTTCGGGAAGTGGCGGCTCTGTTCCACCGGCGCGAGAAGGTGCTCAGCCTCTGGTCGATGGGGGTGAACCAACGCCGTGAAGGAACGGCCGTGGTGCAGGGGTTGATCAATCTGCATCTGCTCACCGGCCAGATCGGCAAGCAAGGAGCGGGCCCGTTTTCCCTCACCGGCCAACCCAACGCCATGGGCGGACGCGAAGCCGGAGGCCTGGCCCACCTGCTGCCGGGCTACCGCCTGGTGGCCAACGCCGAACACCGCGCCGAAGTGGAGCAGGCCTGGCAGCTGCCGGCAGGACGAATCAACACCAAGCCCGGATTGGCGGCCTGGCAGCAGATCGAGGCCATGGAACAGGAGGCGCTGGACCTGTGGTGGGTGGCCGCCACCAACCCCCTGGTGAGCCTCCCGGATCTTGACCGGGTGAAGTCGGCCATGCAGAAGTGCCCGCTGGTGGTGGTGAGCGAGGCCTACGCCGACTCGGAAACGTCCCACTACGCCCACCTGCTGTTGCCCGCAGCCCAGTGGAGCGAGAAGGCCGGCGCCATGACCAATTCCGAACGGCGGGTCACCTACTGCCCGGCCTACCGGCGTCGTTTCGGCGAGAGCCGTCCCGACTGGGAGATGTTTGCCGAGGTGGGCCGGCGCCTGGGCTACAGCGAGCAGTTCAACTTCGAATCAGCGGCTGAGGTGTACGCCGAATTCACAGCTCTCACCCAGGGCAGGCTTTGCGATGTGAGCGGCCTCAGCCATGAACTGCTGGAAGGCGAAGGACCGCAGCAATGGCCCTATCCCAGCGGCAGCACCCCCACCACAGAAGCCAAACGTCTCTACGAAGACCGTCAATTCGCCACCCCCAACAAACGCGCCCGCTTCAGCACCGATCAACCGCTGGGACTAGCGGAACCCCCCTGCGACACCTATCCGCTGGTGCTGACGGTAGGCCGCTACCTGGGCCAGTGGCACACGATGACCCGCACCGGCAAGGTGGAACGGTTGATGAAACAGCATCCCGAGCCGCTGCTGGAGATTCACCCCGGTGACGCGCAGGAGTTGAAACTGCGCAACGGTGAACTGGCGGCGATCAGCTCACGCCGCGGCCACCTCACCGCCACGGTGAAAGTCACCGATCGCATCCGGCGTGGGTCGGTCTTCCTGCCGATGCACTGGGGATTCACCCAGGAGAAAGCCTGCGAAGCCAACACCCTCATGCACGACGAGGCCTGCCCGGTGTCAAAGCAGCCTGAACTCAAGGCCTGCGCGGTGATCGTGGCTCCCGCCGTCTCGGTGGTGAAGCCCGTTGAACAGCAGAAAGGACGATTGGAGGCCCTGCGCCGGCTGCTCACACCAGCACTTCGCTGA
- a CDS encoding transglutaminase family protein, translating to MRALIIHRLTYRYDAPVFLGEHRLCLRPRGQGFQTLLEHQLSVLPEPEQRRELVAASGDEIQRLRFLGSTDELVFEARSLVETRPAPPLESCFNGLEPPLPYPQGQLNSDLQGALEGWLPNGQHEPSAIELTQEALMGSNQQTLAFLKQLIELIQERVKYTQRHVGPAWPAGRTLRERIGSCRDLAMLMVACCRVVGLPARFVSGYQLQQPPPKEYDLHAWAEVYLPGAGWRGFDPSAGMEVNERYVVLATSSKPELTAAVSGSFSGPPGANSELNWQIQIREDASATETPSRNLVQAA from the coding sequence ATGCGCGCTCTCATCATTCACCGCCTGACGTATCGGTATGACGCCCCGGTGTTCCTCGGGGAACATCGCCTTTGTCTGAGGCCTCGGGGGCAAGGATTCCAGACCCTGCTGGAGCATCAACTCAGCGTGTTGCCGGAACCGGAGCAACGTCGGGAACTGGTGGCCGCCAGCGGCGATGAAATCCAACGGCTCCGCTTTCTCGGCAGCACCGATGAACTCGTCTTTGAGGCCCGCAGCCTGGTGGAGACCCGGCCAGCACCCCCGCTGGAGAGCTGCTTCAACGGCCTCGAACCACCCCTGCCCTACCCGCAAGGCCAACTCAACAGCGATCTGCAGGGGGCACTGGAAGGCTGGTTGCCCAACGGCCAACACGAACCCTCGGCCATCGAGCTCACCCAGGAAGCCCTGATGGGCAGCAACCAGCAGACCCTGGCCTTTCTGAAGCAACTGATTGAACTGATTCAAGAGCGGGTGAAATACACCCAACGCCATGTGGGACCCGCCTGGCCGGCGGGCCGAACCCTGCGGGAGCGGATCGGCTCCTGCCGTGATCTGGCCATGCTGATGGTGGCCTGTTGCCGCGTGGTGGGTCTTCCGGCCCGCTTTGTGAGCGGCTATCAACTGCAGCAACCTCCCCCGAAGGAGTACGACCTGCATGCCTGGGCGGAGGTTTACCTGCCGGGAGCGGGCTGGCGGGGCTTTGACCCCAGTGCCGGGATGGAAGTCAACGAGCGCTATGTCGTGCTGGCCACCTCCTCCAAGCCGGAACTCACCGCGGCCGTGAGCGGCAGCTTCAGCGGCCCCCCTGGAGCCAACAGTGAACTGAACTGGCAGATTCAGATCAGAGAGGACGCCTCCGCAACGGAAACCCCCTCACGCAACCTGGTTCAGGCCGCCTGA
- a CDS encoding molybdenum cofactor guanylyltransferase translates to MGRDKALLPHPSGGVWLTALVDQLLPLGYPVQVLSRHAAHAELLAHRPGCSVLLEPPPWNGPLQALARLLPSQPGEAVLVLPVDMPRLRTAVVRQLIAAWNRAPDQAAVAHDGQRLQPLLAVIPSGSPFRSCLDQQLQRGELRWMDWLTCVPHQAVRLPQKALVNANCPADLAALEG, encoded by the coding sequence ATGGGGCGTGACAAGGCCCTCCTGCCGCATCCCTCCGGTGGTGTCTGGCTCACGGCCCTGGTCGACCAGCTGCTGCCCCTCGGTTATCCGGTGCAGGTGTTGAGTCGTCATGCCGCCCACGCAGAGCTGCTTGCCCACCGGCCGGGATGTTCCGTGCTGCTGGAGCCCCCTCCCTGGAATGGCCCTCTGCAGGCGCTGGCCAGGCTGTTGCCGTCTCAGCCTGGGGAGGCTGTGTTGGTGCTGCCGGTGGACATGCCCCGTTTGCGCACCGCCGTTGTCCGGCAGCTGATCGCAGCCTGGAATCGTGCCCCCGATCAAGCAGCAGTGGCCCATGACGGGCAACGGTTGCAGCCGTTGCTGGCGGTGATCCCCTCCGGTTCTCCCTTCCGCTCCTGCCTTGATCAGCAACTGCAACGCGGCGAGTTGCGCTGGATGGATTGGTTGACCTGCGTTCCCCATCAGGCGGTGCGCTTGCCTCAAAAGGCGTTGGTGAATGCCAATTGCCCTGCAGATCTGGCAGCGTTGGAGGGATGA
- a CDS encoding nitrate reductase associated protein has protein sequence MSSRRNSACHCFAFEQDFIGNWRCIPLCVRRKLDLCGVKLKLNHWLELSQEQRQALVDWPDGADALEQLRQHLRDCTRSMADGMAKDLPPVSGAPWQQQAELPAVVQEAATVRGVALTLEQWTQLSELDRFALCKLVRPGHDHHNLEAAFSEVLV, from the coding sequence ATGTCCAGCCGCCGTAATTCCGCCTGCCATTGCTTTGCCTTTGAACAGGACTTCATCGGCAACTGGCGCTGCATCCCTCTGTGTGTGCGACGCAAATTGGATCTGTGTGGGGTGAAGTTGAAGCTCAACCACTGGCTTGAACTTTCCCAGGAGCAACGTCAAGCCCTGGTGGATTGGCCGGATGGCGCCGATGCTCTTGAGCAGCTTCGCCAACACCTGCGCGATTGCACGCGCTCCATGGCCGATGGCATGGCCAAGGATCTGCCACCGGTGAGTGGTGCCCCCTGGCAACAGCAGGCGGAGCTGCCCGCTGTGGTGCAGGAGGCGGCCACAGTGCGGGGTGTGGCGCTGACCCTGGAGCAGTGGACCCAGCTCAGTGAGCTGGATCGCTTTGCCTTGTGCAAGTTGGTTCGGCCTGGGCACGACCACCACAACCTTGAGGCAGCCTTCAGCGAAGTGCTGGTGTGA
- a CDS encoding carbonic anhydrase, with protein MGIQRRQFLQRTGGLALAALIQARPVEAAEEGFCSPNDPLEALMEGNRRFAEAWRQGKQDDGTTPRTAGANPRCFNSPRALATSQHPWATVLTCSDSRVSPSWVFDTTPGELFVIRNAGNTAFTEAIASVEYSVSVLKTPLLMVMGHSDCGAVTAAMDTNPLTPSLERLIQPIRENINGSSDLEDAVKRNALASASTLIQRSAVLAEAKASGALKLVVGCFQLSSGVVSLIE; from the coding sequence ATGGGGATTCAGCGCCGTCAATTCCTCCAACGAACGGGCGGTCTGGCCTTGGCCGCCCTGATCCAAGCGCGCCCCGTTGAGGCAGCAGAGGAGGGCTTCTGCAGCCCGAATGATCCACTCGAGGCCCTGATGGAGGGGAACCGCCGATTTGCCGAGGCCTGGCGCCAGGGCAAACAAGACGACGGAACGACACCCAGAACGGCGGGCGCTAACCCGCGCTGCTTCAACTCCCCCAGGGCGTTGGCCACCAGCCAACATCCCTGGGCCACCGTGCTCACCTGCTCTGATTCACGGGTGTCGCCGAGCTGGGTGTTCGACACCACCCCTGGTGAACTGTTCGTGATCCGCAACGCCGGCAACACCGCCTTCACCGAAGCCATTGCCTCGGTTGAATACAGCGTCAGCGTTCTCAAGACGCCACTGTTGATGGTGATGGGACACAGCGACTGCGGAGCCGTGACGGCGGCGATGGACACCAACCCGCTGACCCCCTCCCTGGAGCGACTGATCCAACCCATCCGGGAGAACATCAACGGCAGCAGCGATCTCGAGGACGCCGTGAAGCGCAACGCCCTCGCCAGCGCCTCCACCTTGATTCAACGCAGCGCCGTTCTGGCTGAGGCCAAAGCCAGCGGTGCGCTGAAACTGGTGGTGGGTTGTTTCCAACTCAGCAGCGGTGTTGTGAGCTTGATCGAATGA
- a CDS encoding circularly permuted type 2 ATP-grasp protein yields the protein MFTDYKPTVGFDEYFCNETARPRDDLATLLTSLGQLGLPELNRSHASASQLLRRLGATFRLNDSGLKGSERILPFDPLPRLISRSDWITLERGLLQRLEAIDCFLADIYGPQQILNDGVIPREDVESSSGWRPQMQGISLPLNRWCHISGLDLIRDGSGTWRVLEDNLRCPSGVAYFLENRRVMKRLFPGLFEGRAVQPIDAYPSHLLRTLQDLAPWSDSPRVAILTPGVFNSAYFEHSYLAQQMGIALVEGRDLVCEDGRVWMRSTNGLKPVDVIYRRIDDDFLDPTVFRQDSMLGVPGLIDVLRQGRVAIANAPGTGVADDKLIYAHVPAMIRYYLDEEPIIENVPTYLCARPDDRRYVLEHLEQLVVKSVAEAGGYGMLIGPQASRSELADFDTKIRANPRNFIAQPTLQLSTVPSLSDGELYPCHVDLRPYVLRGASSWVSPGGLTRVALKRGSLVVNSSQGGGCKDTWIVDDQRMAARHPQEAVPC from the coding sequence ATGTTCACCGACTACAAACCCACGGTCGGCTTCGACGAATATTTCTGCAATGAAACAGCCAGACCGCGCGACGATCTGGCCACGCTGCTCACATCACTGGGGCAGCTGGGATTGCCCGAGCTCAACCGCAGCCATGCCTCGGCTAGCCAACTGCTGCGTCGCCTCGGCGCCACCTTTCGCCTCAACGATTCCGGCCTCAAAGGCAGCGAACGGATTCTCCCCTTCGATCCCTTGCCCCGGCTGATCAGCCGCAGCGACTGGATCACCCTGGAGCGGGGACTGCTGCAACGCCTGGAAGCCATCGACTGCTTCCTCGCAGACATCTATGGCCCCCAGCAGATCCTCAATGATGGAGTGATCCCGCGGGAAGACGTTGAAAGTTCCTCCGGCTGGCGACCTCAGATGCAGGGCATCAGCCTGCCGCTCAACCGCTGGTGCCACATCTCCGGGCTCGACCTGATCCGCGATGGCAGTGGCACCTGGCGTGTCCTGGAAGACAACCTGCGCTGTCCATCGGGGGTGGCCTATTTCCTCGAGAACCGTCGGGTGATGAAACGGTTGTTCCCTGGCCTGTTCGAAGGCCGTGCCGTTCAACCGATCGACGCCTATCCATCCCATCTGCTGCGCACCCTTCAAGACCTGGCGCCCTGGAGTGACAGCCCCCGCGTGGCAATCCTGACGCCCGGGGTGTTCAACAGCGCCTATTTCGAGCACAGCTATCTGGCCCAGCAGATGGGCATTGCACTGGTAGAAGGGCGCGACCTGGTGTGCGAAGACGGCCGCGTGTGGATGCGCAGCACCAACGGCCTCAAGCCTGTGGATGTGATTTACCGCCGGATCGACGACGATTTTCTCGATCCCACCGTGTTCCGCCAGGACTCGATGCTGGGGGTGCCGGGCCTGATCGACGTGCTGCGGCAAGGACGGGTCGCCATCGCCAACGCCCCGGGCACCGGCGTCGCCGACGACAAGCTGATCTACGCCCACGTGCCGGCGATGATCCGCTACTACCTCGATGAGGAGCCGATCATCGAGAACGTTCCCACCTATCTCTGCGCCCGACCGGACGACCGGCGCTACGTGCTCGAACACCTCGAGCAATTGGTGGTGAAGTCGGTGGCGGAAGCCGGGGGCTACGGAATGCTGATCGGCCCCCAGGCCAGCCGATCGGAGCTGGCGGACTTCGACACGAAGATCCGTGCGAATCCCCGCAACTTCATTGCGCAGCCCACGCTGCAACTCTCCACCGTGCCATCCCTCAGTGACGGTGAGCTCTACCCCTGCCACGTTGATCTGCGCCCCTACGTGCTGCGCGGCGCAAGCAGCTGGGTGAGTCCAGGGGGGCTGACGCGCGTGGCACTCAAGCGGGGCTCCCTGGTGGTGAATTCGTCCCAGGGCGGCGGCTGCAAGGACACCTGGATCGTCGACGACCAACGGATGGCGGCACGGCACCCCCAGGAGGCGGTGCCGTGCTGA
- a CDS encoding NarK family nitrate/nitrite MFS transporter codes for MLGDLWSFQGRYRTLHLTWIAFFLTFVVWFNLAPLATTVKADLGLTVGQIRTVAICNVALTIPARVLIGMLLDKFGPRITYSSILVFSAIPCLLFASAQDFNQLVVARLLLSIVGAGFVIGIRMVAEWFPPKEIGLAEGIYGGWGNFGSAFSALSMVALAGFLSFSGGFELPTGAVLNWRGAIALTGIVSAVYGLFYFFNVTDTPPGKTYQRPAKSAGLEVTSMRDFWGLLGMNVPFAAILCVLCWRLSKVGFLTASTYPLALGAVAVWFAFQTWGIIRTNRDLILGNKVYPKEDRYEFRQVAILELTYIVNFGSELAVVSMLPTFFETTFDLPKATAGILASCFAFVNLVARPAGGLISDRVGSRKNTMGFLTAGLGVGYLVMSMIKPGTFTGTTGIAVAVVITMLASFFVQSGEGATFALVPLVKRRVTGQVAGLVGAYGNVGAVTYLTIFSLLPMWMGGGGEPTPEVIAASNSAFFQILGVAGLIVAFFCFFFLKEPKGSFADLHEGETA; via the coding sequence ATGCTTGGCGACCTTTGGTCGTTCCAGGGCAGGTACCGAACCCTTCACCTGACCTGGATCGCCTTCTTCCTGACCTTCGTGGTCTGGTTCAACCTGGCCCCTCTGGCCACCACCGTGAAAGCGGACCTGGGTCTGACCGTTGGTCAGATCCGCACCGTGGCCATCTGCAACGTGGCCCTCACCATTCCGGCGCGCGTGCTGATCGGCATGCTGCTGGACAAATTCGGACCCCGGATCACCTATTCCTCGATCCTGGTGTTCTCGGCGATTCCCTGCCTGCTGTTTGCGTCCGCTCAGGACTTCAACCAGCTGGTGGTGGCCCGTCTGCTGCTCTCCATCGTTGGCGCCGGCTTCGTGATCGGCATCCGCATGGTGGCCGAGTGGTTCCCTCCCAAGGAAATCGGCCTGGCTGAAGGCATCTACGGCGGCTGGGGCAACTTCGGCTCCGCCTTCTCCGCCCTCAGCATGGTGGCCCTCGCTGGCTTCCTCTCCTTCTCCGGCGGCTTCGAACTGCCCACCGGCGCTGTTCTGAACTGGCGCGGTGCCATCGCCCTGACCGGCATCGTCTCCGCCGTCTACGGCCTCTTCTACTTCTTCAACGTCACCGACACCCCCCCCGGCAAGACGTATCAGCGCCCGGCGAAATCCGCCGGCCTGGAAGTCACTTCCATGCGCGACTTCTGGGGTCTACTGGGCATGAACGTGCCCTTCGCAGCCATCCTTTGCGTGCTCTGCTGGCGCCTTTCCAAGGTGGGCTTCCTCACCGCAAGCACCTACCCCCTTGCCCTCGGTGCCGTTGCCGTCTGGTTTGCCTTCCAGACCTGGGGAATCATTCGCACCAACCGCGACCTGATCCTCGGCAACAAGGTTTATCCCAAGGAAGATCGCTACGAGTTCCGCCAGGTGGCGATCCTCGAGCTCACCTACATCGTGAACTTCGGCTCTGAACTGGCCGTGGTTTCGATGCTGCCCACCTTCTTTGAAACCACCTTCGATCTGCCGAAGGCCACCGCCGGAATCCTGGCGTCCTGCTTCGCTTTCGTGAACCTGGTCGCCCGCCCTGCTGGCGGTCTGATCTCCGACCGCGTCGGCAGCCGCAAGAACACCATGGGCTTCCTCACTGCCGGTCTCGGCGTGGGCTACCTGGTGATGAGCATGATCAAGCCCGGCACCTTCACCGGCACCACCGGCATTGCCGTTGCCGTGGTAATCACCATGCTCGCTTCGTTCTTCGTGCAGTCCGGTGAAGGCGCCACCTTCGCGCTGGTGCCCCTGGTTAAGCGTCGCGTCACCGGCCAGGTGGCCGGCCTGGTTGGTGCCTACGGCAACGTTGGTGCTGTGACCTACCTGACCATCTTCAGCCTCCTGCCGATGTGGATGGGCGGCGGCGGCGAACCCACCCCCGAGGTGATCGCGGCTTCCAACAGCGCCTTCTTCCAGATCCTGGGTGTGGCCGGTCTGATCGTGGCCTTCTTCTGCTTCTTCTTCCTGAAGGAGCCCAAGGGGTCCTTCGCAGACCTGCACGAAGGCGAAACCGCCTGA
- a CDS encoding redox protein, whose protein sequence is MFELLAYERFRDTPSVRFFDVTVNTSNARDLVIHSGPAVSPPNDPESGAWQFYLHPHQEDNLLAASGGRTFFLVNLAWEQPFHIVRLESGGDILRIPPGTFHRSISDPDGSVVLNQAVREEGASLVREFRVYNSAEIPALMAATHSSAPKPQLHGVEPLLQAA, encoded by the coding sequence ATGTTTGAACTGCTGGCCTACGAGCGCTTCCGCGACACCCCGTCGGTTCGTTTTTTCGACGTCACCGTGAACACCTCGAACGCGCGCGACCTGGTGATTCACAGCGGCCCGGCCGTGTCGCCCCCCAACGATCCGGAGAGCGGAGCCTGGCAGTTCTATCTGCATCCCCATCAGGAAGACAATCTGCTTGCGGCAAGCGGCGGCAGAACCTTCTTCCTGGTGAACCTGGCCTGGGAGCAGCCGTTCCACATCGTTCGGCTCGAGAGCGGTGGTGACATCCTTCGTATCCCGCCTGGCACTTTCCACCGCTCGATCTCCGATCCCGATGGTTCCGTCGTTCTGAACCAGGCGGTTCGTGAGGAGGGCGCTTCTCTGGTGAGGGAATTCCGCGTCTACAACAGCGCCGAGATCCCGGCCTTGATGGCAGCCACCCACAGCTCGGCGCCGAAGCCCCAGTTGCATGGGGTGGAGCCGTTGCTTCAGGCGGCCTGA